The following are encoded in a window of Chiloscyllium plagiosum isolate BGI_BamShark_2017 chromosome 11, ASM401019v2, whole genome shotgun sequence genomic DNA:
- the LOC122554786 gene encoding V-type proton ATPase subunit G 3-like, giving the protein MTSHSQGIHQLLQAEKRAKEKLEEAKKRKGRRLKQAKDEAQAEIDQYRLQREREFRQKQDSIMGSQGNLLVKVDEQTRAKINGLISNHERNSEKVLQDLLGIVCEIKPEIHINFREAGSH; this is encoded by the exons ATGACCAGCCACTCCCAGGGAATTCATCAGCTTTTACAAGCTGAGAAACGGGCCAAAGAAAAGTTAGAGGAAGCCAAGAAGA GGAAGGGAAGACGGCTGAAACAAGCAAAGGATGAGGCACAAGCTGAGATAGATCAATATCGTCTGCAAAGGGAGAGAGAGTTCAGACAAAAGCAAGACTCT ATCATGGGTTCTCAAGGTAACCTTTTAGTCAAAGTGGATGAACAAACCAGAGCAAAGATCAATGGGCTCATAAGCAACCACGAACGGAATAGTGAGAAGGTTCTGCAAGATCTCTTGGGGATTGTTTGTGAAATCAAACCGGAAATCCATATTAATTTTAGAGAGGCTGGCTCCCATTGA